A stretch of DNA from Leptospira bouyouniensis:
ACCTTGTAGTTTTTCTAATGATTCAGTTGTGATACCAATGATATTGATATCTTTTCGCGCTTTGGCTGGAGGTTGGTATTGGATATACTCGATCCTACCTGTATCACCTTCGCTCTCTGTTTTAGTATTTGTACCTCTTAAAAATTGAAACCTAAACGAAATGGAATTTTCTTCCAACTCTTTAAGAGGTTGGAATGTGTTTACCATTGTGTACATAAAAATTGCGATCACATATGATAACCAAATAGCACCTGACTTTTGTTTGTCTTTCGAAACCTTTTCAATGATTTTGTATACAAAGTAGGATGAAGCGAGAAGGAGTAACATCCCACCGATTAGGAAGGAATACTCGTATACCCATCCTGTCATCAGAACAGAAACGATCACACCAAGTGATCCTAGGGTGGCGACGGCAACACTGAGGTAATCTAAAATCGAAAGCGATTTTGATTCTTTGTCGGACATAGAGCCTCTTTATTCGTTTAGGAATTTCCGACCATTCTCTCGGATTTTTTAAAGAGACTCAAATGTTTTTGAGTGATTCGGGAAAAAAATTTAAGTAATTGATGCCCGAATTTTTGAAATGTAATCTGCCAAAACATCTTTTGTTTTGGGGGAGTTTTGCCCATTCTCTTCTATGACTCGTTGGATGGCTGATCCAATGATGATTCCATCAGCATACCCTGCAATTTGGTTTGCCTGCTCAGGGGTTGAGATGCCAAATCCAGCACAGATGGGTAATTGGATGGTATCTTTTAAGAATCGAATCCTTTCCTTTAAGTCCACAGAAAATTCACGGCGTTCCCCAGTCACACCAAACGATGTAACATAGTAAATGAAACCAGTTGAAGTTTTCTTCAAAGATTCGATGCGTTTTTTGGTCGAAGCTGGAGTTACCAAATGAATCAAATCCATGTCCCTCTTTCTTAATTCATGGAAAAGAGTTTCACTTTCCTTCGTATCAAATGGTAAATCAGGGATCACAAGACCCACAACACCCGCTTCCTTTGCCCGATCTAAAAATGTTTGGATTCCACAATGGTAAATGGGATTAAAATATGTAAGATACACAAGTGGAGTTTCTTGTTTGTGCAAATGGATCTCTTTTGTGACACGAAAGATTTCATCAAAAGAGAATTTGTTTTTTAATGAACGTGCCACTGCTCTTTGGATCACAGGTCCATCTGCCACTGGGTCCGAAAAAGGGATTCCTAATTCTAAAATGTCAGCCCCATTATCTAAGATGGTTTTTCCAAATTCAATGGAATCATTGTAGTTTGGATCCCCTAAAGTGAAATAAGGAATAAATGCAGACTTAAATTTCCCACTGTTAAAAAGATCTTTTATTTTGCTCATTTACTTCTTTCACCTAACAATCGCAATACTTCAGTAACATCTTTGTCACCACGACCCGACAAACAGATAATAAGATCTTTCTTTTTCCCTAAATCTTTGGCCACTTCTCTTGCTACATGAAATGCATGTGCGGTTTCCAATGCAGGGATGATTCCTTCTATACGTGTGACTTCTAAAAAGGAGTCTAATGCTTGTTCATCGGTCACCATACGATAATCAACTCTTTTGGTTTGAGAGAGGAATGCGTGTTCTGGACCAACACCTGGGTAATCAAGCCCTGCTGATACAGAATGTGCTGGGACAATTTGCCCTCCTTCATCTTGAATGATGAGAGTTTTAGTTCCATGTAAAAATCCAGTTTTCCCATATGTTAACGTCGCAGAGTGTTCACCTGGTTTTGGACCAAGCCCACCTGCTTCCGCACCATATATAGCAACATGTTTGTCTTTCAAAAATGCATGAAACATCCCAATTGCATTCGATCCACCACCCACACAGGCAACGATTGCATGGGGGAGTTTATGATTTTGTTTTTTGAATTGAGACTTTGCTTCCTTACCAATGATAGATTGTAAATCTCTCACGATTGTCGGGAAAGGATGAGGTCCAATAGCAGATCCGACGATATAATGAGTTGTGGAAACATTCAATGCCCAATCTCGCATAGCTTCACTTGTTGCTTCTTTGAGTGTGGCTTCACCGGCAGTAACTGGTAAAATTTTGGCACCTAACATCTCTATTTTTTTAGCATTGAGATTTTGTCTTTCAACATCCACCGCTCCCATATAAACAACGGTTTCCATTCCAAACATAGCACCAACGGTCGCAGTGGCGAGTCCATGTTGACCTGCACCAGTTTCAGCAATAATTCTTTTTTTGCCCATAAACTTAGCAATTAATGCCTGTCCGATGGCATTATTGATTTTATGTGCACCTGTATGATTTAAATCTTCTCTTTTGAGCCAAATTCGAGCACCTCCCCAATGTTTGGTGAGACGTTCTGCATATGTTAAAGGACTAGGTCTTCCGACATAGTTTTGTAAGTAAAACTCTAATTCTTTTTTGAACTTTTTACTTTTCTTTAACTTTTGATAGGTGGATTCAAGCTCTTCTAGAGCCTCGGTTAGAATTTCTGGTGAGTATCTGCCACCAAATTCTCCAAAATATCCAGGTTGGTTTTTGCCCATATGTCCCAAGATAGAGAGATAGGCGAATATGAAAACTGCTTCTTGTGGGGAAAGTGGGGGATTTTTTGGTAGATTTCCCCGCCCGTATCGAACTGGGTGGGGTTATCCACCCGCCACCCAATGACCTCTGTTTATCACATCACTTGATTTTATCTACTAGTTCTTATGAACTTAAAAAAAATTCTGAAACAAAGTTCATGTTCCCGCACTCAAAACATCTTTTTGGATCGTCTCTTCCAGTTGGGAGATTCTCGATTTTAGATTGGATACCAAATTTTCATTTGACATAAATGGAACTGTTTCTTCCACCATGGACTTACGGTCGAGAATCGTGATTTCATTTTTTTCTAAAAACCCTTTCCCTAAGGTGATTCGAATGGGAAATCCAATGAGTTCTGAATCCTTAAATTTAAACCCAGGGCCAAGGTCACGGTCATCCCAAAGCACTTCAATGCCAGCTGTCACAAGTGCTTTGTATATCGATTCGATTTTTGCAATATCTTCCGGATTTTTTGCGATGCTCACCAAACAAACAGTAAATGGAGCAATGGAGACGGGCCAATAAATTCCTTTTTCATCATTACATTGTTCTATCACTGTAGCCATACATCGGTTCACACCAATCCCATAACAACCCATAGTCGTCGTCGTAGCTTTTCCTTTATCATTGAGAACCGTGATGTCAAATGCTTTGGAATATTTTTGGCCTAGTTTGAAAATATGCCCTACTTCAATTCCCTTTTCCGCAATTAGCCCTGACCCACACGATGGACATGGGTCTCCTACTTTTGCTTGAGAGACATCAATTTTAATTACTTCATCTTCTTTAAAATATGAAGATAGTTGTACACCCGCTATGTGGTTATCTAATTCATTTGCCCCTGCTATATAGGAAAAATTCCAGTCAAGTAAGGTATCAATGTAAATTTTGAGTGATTCTGATTTAGGAAACCCTGGCCCAATAAAACCTGGAACAAGGCCAAGTTTCTCCATTTCTGCAGGACCCATAGGTCTTAGTTCATTACAACCTAAATGATTTTTTAGTTTATTTTCGTTGAGCTCACGGTCACCTTCCAAAAAAACAAGGACATATTGTCCATCAGCAACGAGTACCACTGCTTTCAAAAGATTCTCTTCTTTCGTATTTAGAAATTCGGCGACTTCTGCAATCGATTTTTTAGCAGGAGTGTGAAGTTTGTCTTTACCAACAAACGACTGTTTTTCGTTGTTCTTTTTTGCGATGACAGGAGTTTTTTCAATATTGCCAGAATAATGACATGATGGACAAATCGTTAATGTTTCCTCTCCAATGGGTGACACTACCATAAACTCTTCAGATGCGGAACCACCCATATTGCCAGAATCGGCTTGCACAGGAATCGTCGTTAGTCCCATCCCTGCAAAAATCCTGCGATAAGTTTTACGCATGGTTTGGTAAGTTTTATCTAAGGATTCATCATCCAAATGAAAGGAATAAGCATCCTTCATTGTAAATTCACGAGATCTGATCACCCCAAAACGTGGGCGAATTTCATCTCGAAATTTTGTGTGGATTTGGTAGACATTAATAGGTAAATCTTTATAAGAACGAACCATCGGTTTCACAAGCACACAAAAAGATTCTTCATGTGTAGGACCAAGACAACTTTCATTGTCATGCCGGTCTTTTAAGCGAAACATTTCTTTTCCCATTTTATCCCAACGACCCGACTCTTTCCAAATTTCACTTGGTGTTAAGATGGGAAGTTGGAATTCCAATGCGCCTGCTGCATCCATTTCCTTTCTCACAATGCCTTCAATCTTACGTAGCACCCTTAAACCAAGTGGTAAGTATGAGTATAGTCCTGCTGCAGACTTACGAATAAGACCCGCACGCATCATCAATTTATGTGAGGCTACTACCGCATCTTGTGGGTCTTCTTTAGCAGTAGGAATTAAATAGGAACTAGCTTTCATTTCTCTTTTCTCATTTTTATTTTCGATCTAACAATTCTAAGTTTGATTTTTAAAAAATACGCATCACATCATTAAAGGAAACATAGAGCCCAAGTCCAATGAGAAAGAAAAATCCCAATCGGAAGATAGCTTCAATTGCCTTTCTAGGAAGTGGTCTTCCTGTAATCGCTTCATATGCATATAGAACAATATGTCCACCGTCTGCCATTGGAATTGGGAGTAGATTCATCACCATTAGGGCGAGTGAAATTTTGGCAACAAAGTCAAGGTAAGTCACCCAGCCATATTCCAAACTAATCCCTGCAATTTGTACAATCCCAATCGGGCCAGATAAATTTTCCTTCGGAGACAATAACCCTGAAAAGAGCATCCCAATCCCTTTTAAAGTTGTAGAAACGTTTTCATACACTTTATTTCCAGCACCAACAAACGATGAATAAACGGTTGATTGCTTTTGTATTTTTTCTGCTTCAAATTTCATAGAAGCTCGAAACCCAAGAAGACCAATGGGTTTTAAATTCACATCAGCGAAATATTTCATATTCCCAATCCAAATTTCTTTTTTACCTGCATTGGTTTTCAAATAGGAGGTGAAAGCATCAGCTGTTTCAAACGATTGGTTTTGGATTTTTAAATTCGAAAGTCGATTTTCAATTTCCGCATCATAACTATCCAATCGAAAATAAGGGATTGCTAATTCTGGAAATTTTGGATGTTCGATGTTCCAAAATTCAAATACATTTGCGCCTAACACAGGAATTTGGATTGTTACTTTTTCTGTTGCCCATGGAGTCAGTAGTGGGTATGTTTTACGTTCCACTTCCACAGGGATCGTTTTCCCTTGGTGTTTTCCCAGTTCTGTTTGTAATTCAGGAACCGTATGTACATCAACACCCGCAACAGTTAGGATCATGTCTCCATCCTTCAAAAAAGAAAGAGCACGGCGCCTGAGTGACTTTTCCCTTTCTGCGACTTCATGTTGTTTGAGGAGTTCTTCAGGAATTTGTTCTTTCCGTTCTTCGATTTTCTCCTGAAAGTAGGCCGAAGATTTATCTTCTTTATCCAAAATATTTGCCATGAAATGGCTGATTTGTTCCCCATAAGTAAAGGTCGCAACGACCCTCCTTTCCCCATACGGCATCACACCAATCGTTGGGTGTCCCCCGGCAGAATATAAATTAGGAACAATTTCAACAGTTTTTGTTATCTCATTACGCTGGAATGTAACTTGAATGGGGTCACCAGACGTTAAACTCACATTGGTAAAGATGTCTTCAAAACTTTCTGTAGGTTTTCCATTGATGGAAAGGATTAAGTCACCAGTACGAAGACCTGCATTATACGCAGGGCTTGAAACTTTGTTTGCGTCTTCAATAAAAATGCGATTGGAAGAAGGACTATCCCCTGAAAGTTCCAAAATAAAAAGCAATAAAAAACCTAATACTAAATTGGCGAAAGGACCACCAAGTACAGGAATCATCCTTCGGAGTGGAGGTGTCGCAAGTAAATCACCTTGTTTTGGTTTTTTGTTTTTACTGTAATCATCTCCGCGAAACAATACATAACCACCCACAGGGATGGCGGTGATTTGGTAGATGGTTTTCCCAATCCTTTTTTTCCAAATCCCTTTCCCATAACCTAACGAAAAGATACGTGCTTCCACACCTACCAATTTCCCACACAAGAGGTGCCCCAATTCATGGATAAAAATCGATACAGCTAACATGAATACAGCGCCGAGTATTAATACGATCATGTAGTCACTCCCCCTTTTAAAAATTCAGATTGGATCAAATTACGTGTTTCTTTGTCTTTTTCCAAATAACCTTCAAGGTTCTCTGGAAATTCATTTTTGACTTGGTTTAAGGCAGACTCAATGAGCCTAGGAATCGTAGTAAAAGAAATTTTTTCATCTAAAAAAAGTGCCACTGCTTCTTCATTCGCTGCATTAAATATACAAGGTGCCACTCCACCTGCTTTTCCTGCTTGGTACGCAAGAGTCAGTCCAGGGTAACGTTTTGTATCAGGTGGAAAAAATTCCAATGTTTTCCAAGTGGATGGTTTGCGTTCAATAAGCATTTGTGGTGTTGGATTTGGATAAAATAATGAATGAGCAATGGGATACACCATATCGGGATGGCTTGTGTATTGCAAACATGCACCATCGATGGTTTCAATGATACCATGCGTCAGTGACTGTGGATGGATCACCACCTCAATCTCGTCATACGATAACCCAAAGAGAAAATGAGCTTCAATCACCTCAAGTCCCTTATTGATGAGACCTGCAGAGTCCACAGTAATTTTTGGACCCATGGACCAAGTTGGGTGATTTAATGCTTGTTTCACGGATACATGTTCCAATTCTTCTAAGGGAAGAGTTCTAAAGCTTCCCCCCGAGGCAGTGAGCGTAATTGCTCGAATATTGGATCTTTTTTCTTTTTCAATCAGTTGAAAAAGTGCATTGTGTTCGGAATCTACAGGAACCATCAAAGTCTTGTATTTTGCCACCAAACGATTGATCAGTGGCCCGAAGGTAACAAGTGTTTCCTTATTTGCGATTGCAATTTTTTTGCCAGCTTCTATGGCAGCAATGGTAGGAAGGACTCCCCTTGCCCCAACCACAGCTGTGACAACCACACCAACTGTCGGCAATTTTACTAATTCAGTAAGATACTCATCGCCATACAAAATTTTTGTGGATCCAAAAGAGTCACCAAATTTCCCCACTAACTTGGGATCGGTGACGCATACCAATTCTGGTGAAAACTCACCAATCAAAGTTTTGGCAACCTCCCAATTGGAGTGAACCGAAAAACTACGTAAAGAAAATTGGTCTCGGAATTGGCGAAGGACTTTTACCGTGGAAGACCCAACAGAACCTGAAATTCCTAATACCGAGACACCTACCATATATAGCTTAGACAGTTTCGAGTCTTAATATTCAGACAGGGAACCCAAGGAAACCTTTGAAAAGAAAATAATAATAAATCGCAGGCACGGTAAATAGAAGTGCATCTGCCAAATCGAGAATCCCCCCATGCCCTGGGATCAGGCTCCCTGAATCTTTGATTTTGGCATCTCGTTTCATGGCAGACTCTGCTAAATCACCCATCACTGAAATGACAGAGATCACAAAGGATAAAATGATGGTTTCTAAAATTCCAACAGGTAACTTTACGCCACTATAATGTTCCCAAGTCACATTGAGAATTTGAGCTCCAATGACAGCTGTTAGGTTTCCTGTCACATACCCTTCCCAAGTTTTTTTCGGGGAGATTTTGAGGCCAGCTGGGTGTTTTCCAAACCAACGACCTCCAAAATAAGCACCCGCATCACTCATAAACGTAATCACAGAGACAAGAAATATATAGTAAGTTCCAAATGGAAGGGCAAGTAGTAATAAAAAATGACCAATTGGTATCGCAATGTAAATGGGACCAAGCATCGTTCCACCAACGGAGAATAATGCTCCGTCTAACGGTCGTTTCAAAATTTGTAAAATCCAAACCGTGATGGATAAAGCCACAAGTAAAAAGGGAATCGGGTGGAAACCTTCTCTCAGGATTTTGGAAAGTTCCAACACAAAACCAGGAGGGGTCACTTCAAATTGTAATCCCAAAAATTGGATGTAATACACAGTAAAAATCAAAAGGGAAAAGAGTAAGCCTGTTCCAAAAAAAGGTTTGGATTCCTCTGTTTTGCAGAACGCATATAATTCTTTGAGACCGAGGTAAATTAAAACAACACCAAAGGCATAAAATTCCAAATAATACCAGGAACTGTGAAAGATCATAAACACATATACAAAAGTTAATACAATTGCAGATAGGATACGGAGTGTTGTCTCACTCATAACAAACCACCAAATTTTCGTTTTCGGGAATCAAAAAAAAGAAGAGCTTCCTCAAGTGAGGTCCTTCCAAAGTCCGGCCAAAGTGTACTCGTAAAATACATTTCTGCATATGCACTTTGCCATAATAGAAAGTTAGAAATCCTTTGTTCGCCCGCAGTTCTGATCAATAAATCTACGGGTGGCAAAGGGGATGTATACAAATATTTTTCAAATTCTTTAGGGGAAATAGCTTTGTCTAAAGATTCTTTTTTAGCCTTACGTGCCGCCATCACTCGGGAAAAACTACTTAGGATTTCTTCATGTCCACCGTAGTTCAAACAAAAGTTAGCTGTGAGCCTTTTGTTTTTTTTTGTCACAAACATAGCATGATCAATTTTAGAAAGAACGGTCTTCGAAAGTTTATTCCGTGCCCCACTATGATGTATCCGAATGCCTTTTTTGTGAATGGTATCAAGGCGTGTTTCTATAAATTCAACTAACAGACCAAAGATTGCTTGGATTTCGGTGATCGGGCGTTTCCAGTTTTCCGTGGAAAAAGCATAAAGGGAGATATTTGGGATTTTATATTCTAAGGCCACATCCAAGAGGCGATCAATTGCGTTTGCCCCTTCTCTATGACCTTCTGTTCTTTTTTTCCCTTGGTTTTCCGCCCACCTACCATTTCCGTCCATGATGACAGCAATGTGGGAAGGGATGGTATGCAACTTCATAGGAAATTAAAGAGTAGTGATCTCTTTTTCTTTTTCCTTTTCTAAATCTCCCAATTTGGCAATATAAGAATCCGTAATTTTTTGGATTTTATCTTGGTGACCTTTCATTTCATCTTGGGACATTTCGGATTGGTGTTTTTTCAATTCATCATTGGCATCACGGCGTATATTACGAATTGCAACTTTTTTTTCTTCTGCTTTTTGTTTGACCACTTTTGCCAATTCTTTTCGTCTTTCGCCTGTTAGCTCAGGGATATTGATCCGAATGCTAGAACCATCGTTGTTAGGTGTAAGACCAAGGCTTGCAGCAAAAATTGCTTTTTCAATATCCTTCAACATTCCTTTTTCGAAAGGAGTGATGAGAATCACACGTGGTTCAGGGCATGCAATTTTACCTAGTTGGTTAAGTGGAGTGAGAGTTCCATA
This window harbors:
- the trpA gene encoding tryptophan synthase subunit alpha, whose translation is MSKIKDLFNSGKFKSAFIPYFTLGDPNYNDSIEFGKTILDNGADILELGIPFSDPVADGPVIQRAVARSLKNKFSFDEIFRVTKEIHLHKQETPLVYLTYFNPIYHCGIQTFLDRAKEAGVVGLVIPDLPFDTKESETLFHELRKRDMDLIHLVTPASTKKRIESLKKTSTGFIYYVTSFGVTGERREFSVDLKERIRFLKDTIQLPICAGFGISTPEQANQIAGYADGIIIGSAIQRVIEENGQNSPKTKDVLADYISKIRASIT
- the trpB gene encoding tryptophan synthase subunit beta; amino-acid sequence: MGKNQPGYFGEFGGRYSPEILTEALEELESTYQKLKKSKKFKKELEFYLQNYVGRPSPLTYAERLTKHWGGARIWLKREDLNHTGAHKINNAIGQALIAKFMGKKRIIAETGAGQHGLATATVGAMFGMETVVYMGAVDVERQNLNAKKIEMLGAKILPVTAGEATLKEATSEAMRDWALNVSTTHYIVGSAIGPHPFPTIVRDLQSIIGKEAKSQFKKQNHKLPHAIVACVGGGSNAIGMFHAFLKDKHVAIYGAEAGGLGPKPGEHSATLTYGKTGFLHGTKTLIIQDEGGQIVPAHSVSAGLDYPGVGPEHAFLSQTKRVDYRMVTDEQALDSFLEVTRIEGIIPALETAHAFHVAREVAKDLGKKKDLIICLSGRGDKDVTEVLRLLGERSK
- a CDS encoding proline--tRNA ligase gives rise to the protein MKASSYLIPTAKEDPQDAVVASHKLMMRAGLIRKSAAGLYSYLPLGLRVLRKIEGIVRKEMDAAGALEFQLPILTPSEIWKESGRWDKMGKEMFRLKDRHDNESCLGPTHEESFCVLVKPMVRSYKDLPINVYQIHTKFRDEIRPRFGVIRSREFTMKDAYSFHLDDESLDKTYQTMRKTYRRIFAGMGLTTIPVQADSGNMGGSASEEFMVVSPIGEETLTICPSCHYSGNIEKTPVIAKKNNEKQSFVGKDKLHTPAKKSIAEVAEFLNTKEENLLKAVVLVADGQYVLVFLEGDRELNENKLKNHLGCNELRPMGPAEMEKLGLVPGFIGPGFPKSESLKIYIDTLLDWNFSYIAGANELDNHIAGVQLSSYFKEDEVIKIDVSQAKVGDPCPSCGSGLIAEKGIEVGHIFKLGQKYSKAFDITVLNDKGKATTTTMGCYGIGVNRCMATVIEQCNDEKGIYWPVSIAPFTVCLVSIAKNPEDIAKIESIYKALVTAGIEVLWDDRDLGPGFKFKDSELIGFPIRITLGKGFLEKNEITILDRKSMVEETVPFMSNENLVSNLKSRISQLEETIQKDVLSAGT
- a CDS encoding site-2 protease family protein; translated protein: MIVLILGAVFMLAVSIFIHELGHLLCGKLVGVEARIFSLGYGKGIWKKRIGKTIYQITAIPVGGYVLFRGDDYSKNKKPKQGDLLATPPLRRMIPVLGGPFANLVLGFLLLFILELSGDSPSSNRIFIEDANKVSSPAYNAGLRTGDLILSINGKPTESFEDIFTNVSLTSGDPIQVTFQRNEITKTVEIVPNLYSAGGHPTIGVMPYGERRVVATFTYGEQISHFMANILDKEDKSSAYFQEKIEERKEQIPEELLKQHEVAEREKSLRRRALSFLKDGDMILTVAGVDVHTVPELQTELGKHQGKTIPVEVERKTYPLLTPWATEKVTIQIPVLGANVFEFWNIEHPKFPELAIPYFRLDSYDAEIENRLSNLKIQNQSFETADAFTSYLKTNAGKKEIWIGNMKYFADVNLKPIGLLGFRASMKFEAEKIQKQSTVYSSFVGAGNKVYENVSTTLKGIGMLFSGLLSPKENLSGPIGIVQIAGISLEYGWVTYLDFVAKISLALMVMNLLPIPMADGGHIVLYAYEAITGRPLPRKAIEAIFRLGFFFLIGLGLYVSFNDVMRIF
- the dxr gene encoding 1-deoxy-D-xylulose-5-phosphate reductoisomerase codes for the protein MVGVSVLGISGSVGSSTVKVLRQFRDQFSLRSFSVHSNWEVAKTLIGEFSPELVCVTDPKLVGKFGDSFGSTKILYGDEYLTELVKLPTVGVVVTAVVGARGVLPTIAAIEAGKKIAIANKETLVTFGPLINRLVAKYKTLMVPVDSEHNALFQLIEKEKRSNIRAITLTASGGSFRTLPLEELEHVSVKQALNHPTWSMGPKITVDSAGLINKGLEVIEAHFLFGLSYDEIEVVIHPQSLTHGIIETIDGACLQYTSHPDMVYPIAHSLFYPNPTPQMLIERKPSTWKTLEFFPPDTKRYPGLTLAYQAGKAGGVAPCIFNAANEEAVALFLDEKISFTTIPRLIESALNQVKNEFPENLEGYLEKDKETRNLIQSEFLKGGVTT
- a CDS encoding phosphatidate cytidylyltransferase, with product MSETTLRILSAIVLTFVYVFMIFHSSWYYLEFYAFGVVLIYLGLKELYAFCKTEESKPFFGTGLLFSLLIFTVYYIQFLGLQFEVTPPGFVLELSKILREGFHPIPFLLVALSITVWILQILKRPLDGALFSVGGTMLGPIYIAIPIGHFLLLLALPFGTYYIFLVSVITFMSDAGAYFGGRWFGKHPAGLKISPKKTWEGYVTGNLTAVIGAQILNVTWEHYSGVKLPVGILETIILSFVISVISVMGDLAESAMKRDAKIKDSGSLIPGHGGILDLADALLFTVPAIYYYFLFKGFLGFPV
- a CDS encoding isoprenyl transferase, which translates into the protein MKLHTIPSHIAVIMDGNGRWAENQGKKRTEGHREGANAIDRLLDVALEYKIPNISLYAFSTENWKRPITEIQAIFGLLVEFIETRLDTIHKKGIRIHHSGARNKLSKTVLSKIDHAMFVTKKNKRLTANFCLNYGGHEEILSSFSRVMAARKAKKESLDKAISPKEFEKYLYTSPLPPVDLLIRTAGEQRISNFLLWQSAYAEMYFTSTLWPDFGRTSLEEALLFFDSRKRKFGGLL
- the frr gene encoding ribosome recycling factor → MVDEIIKSMQSKMDKTVDALKKDFGTIRTGKANPMMVEDVRVDYYGTLTPLNQLGKIACPEPRVILITPFEKGMLKDIEKAIFAASLGLTPNNDGSSIRINIPELTGERRKELAKVVKQKAEEKKVAIRNIRRDANDELKKHQSEMSQDEMKGHQDKIQKITDSYIAKLGDLEKEKEKEITTL